Proteins encoded in a region of the Chelonoidis abingdonii isolate Lonesome George chromosome 2, CheloAbing_2.0, whole genome shotgun sequence genome:
- the C2H7orf25 gene encoding UPF0415 protein C7orf25 homolog isoform X2 gives MSVQSLLCERIAIAKELMKRAEALSRSQKGGIEGGAKLCTKLKAELKFLHRVEAGKVAIKESHLQSTNLTHLQAVIESAENLEEVISVLHVFAYEDCFGEKQTLMVDVVANGGHTWVKAIGRKAEALHNIWLGRGQYGDKSIIEQAEDFLQASHQQPVQYSNPHIIFAFYNSVSSPMAERLKEMGIAVRGDVVAVNSLAEHLTEERHLSASESDEESPERLQVTRVDRDNLVASIAFPTEIKVDVCNRVNLDITTLITYVSSLSYGGCYFIFKEKVLTEQAAQERQERVLPQLEAFMKGKELFACESAVKDFQSILETLGGPGEKDRAIFLMKRINVVPDQPSDRALRLVASSKINSRSLAIFGTGDTLRAITMTANSGFVRAAANQGVKFSVLIHQPRALTESKESVATPLPKNCTADSGL, from the coding sequence CTTTGTGAGAGAATCGCTATTGCTAAGGAATTAATGAAGAGAGCAGAAGCCCTTTCCAGATCACAGAAAGGAGGTATAGAAGGTGGAGCAAAGCTATGCACCAAATTGAAGGCGGAGTTGAAATTCTTGCACAGGGTGGAGGCAGGGAAGGTGGCCATTAAGGAGTCCCATCTGCAGAGTACAAATCTCACGCATCTCCAAGCCGTAATTGAGTCAGCAGAGAACCTGGAGGAGGTCATCAGTGTCCTTCATGTCTTTGCCTATGAAGACTGCTTTGGAGAAAAGCAAACACTGATGGTAGATGTTGTTGCAAATGGTGGCCACACTTGGGTGAAAGCAATTGGTCGAAAGGCTGAAGCTCTTCACAATATTTGGCTGGGCCGGGGCCAGTATGGCGACAAAAGCATCATTGAGCAGGCAGAGGACTTCCTGCAAGCAAGCCATCAGCAACCAGTGCAATATAGCAACCCCCATATTATCTTTGCTTTTTATAATAGTGTGTCCAGTCCTATGgcagagagactgaaagagaTGGGCATAGCCGTGCGGGGAGACGTAGTTGCTGTTAACTCTTTGGCAGAGCACTTGACTGAAGAGAGACACCTAAGTGCCAGTGAATCTGATGAAGAGAGCCCTGAGCGCCTGCAGGTGACCAGAGTAGACCGGGACAATTTAGTGGCCAGCATTGCTTTTCCTACAGAGATCAAAGTAGATGTGTGCAATAGGGTTAACTTGGACATCACTACTTTAATTACATATGTCTCTTCCCTTAGCTATGGTGGCTGCTACTTCATTTTTAAGGAGAAAGTGTTAACAGAGCAGGCAGCACAGGAAAGGCAGGAGAGAGTCCTGCCTCAGTTGGAGGCTTTCATGAAGGGCAAGGAGCTGTTTGCTTGTGAATCCGCAGTCAAAGATTTTCAGTCAATCTTAGAAACTCTAGGAGGACCTGGGGAGAAAGATCGAGCCATCTTTCTCATGAAGAGAATTAATGTGGTGCCTGACCAGCCCTCGGACCGTGCCTTAAGACTAGTGGCTAGTTCAAAAATCAATAGCCGCTCTCTAGCCATCTTTGGGACAGGAGACACTTTAAGAGCCATCACGATGACCGCAAACAGCGGTTTTGTTAGGGCAGCAGCTAACCAAGGAGTTAAGTTTAGCGTGCTTATTCATCAGCCAAGGGCACTGACTGAAAGCAAAGAGTCTGTTGCCACTCCTTTACCAAAGAACTGCACAGCTGATAGTGGGCTTTGA
- the C2H7orf25 gene encoding UPF0415 protein C7orf25 homolog isoform X1, with protein sequence MAGLRGSSCCCTGGRSVACAAGLMPHCQVNNVNMSVQSLLCERIAIAKELMKRAEALSRSQKGGIEGGAKLCTKLKAELKFLHRVEAGKVAIKESHLQSTNLTHLQAVIESAENLEEVISVLHVFAYEDCFGEKQTLMVDVVANGGHTWVKAIGRKAEALHNIWLGRGQYGDKSIIEQAEDFLQASHQQPVQYSNPHIIFAFYNSVSSPMAERLKEMGIAVRGDVVAVNSLAEHLTEERHLSASESDEESPERLQVTRVDRDNLVASIAFPTEIKVDVCNRVNLDITTLITYVSSLSYGGCYFIFKEKVLTEQAAQERQERVLPQLEAFMKGKELFACESAVKDFQSILETLGGPGEKDRAIFLMKRINVVPDQPSDRALRLVASSKINSRSLAIFGTGDTLRAITMTANSGFVRAAANQGVKFSVLIHQPRALTESKESVATPLPKNCTADSGL encoded by the coding sequence CTTTGTGAGAGAATCGCTATTGCTAAGGAATTAATGAAGAGAGCAGAAGCCCTTTCCAGATCACAGAAAGGAGGTATAGAAGGTGGAGCAAAGCTATGCACCAAATTGAAGGCGGAGTTGAAATTCTTGCACAGGGTGGAGGCAGGGAAGGTGGCCATTAAGGAGTCCCATCTGCAGAGTACAAATCTCACGCATCTCCAAGCCGTAATTGAGTCAGCAGAGAACCTGGAGGAGGTCATCAGTGTCCTTCATGTCTTTGCCTATGAAGACTGCTTTGGAGAAAAGCAAACACTGATGGTAGATGTTGTTGCAAATGGTGGCCACACTTGGGTGAAAGCAATTGGTCGAAAGGCTGAAGCTCTTCACAATATTTGGCTGGGCCGGGGCCAGTATGGCGACAAAAGCATCATTGAGCAGGCAGAGGACTTCCTGCAAGCAAGCCATCAGCAACCAGTGCAATATAGCAACCCCCATATTATCTTTGCTTTTTATAATAGTGTGTCCAGTCCTATGgcagagagactgaaagagaTGGGCATAGCCGTGCGGGGAGACGTAGTTGCTGTTAACTCTTTGGCAGAGCACTTGACTGAAGAGAGACACCTAAGTGCCAGTGAATCTGATGAAGAGAGCCCTGAGCGCCTGCAGGTGACCAGAGTAGACCGGGACAATTTAGTGGCCAGCATTGCTTTTCCTACAGAGATCAAAGTAGATGTGTGCAATAGGGTTAACTTGGACATCACTACTTTAATTACATATGTCTCTTCCCTTAGCTATGGTGGCTGCTACTTCATTTTTAAGGAGAAAGTGTTAACAGAGCAGGCAGCACAGGAAAGGCAGGAGAGAGTCCTGCCTCAGTTGGAGGCTTTCATGAAGGGCAAGGAGCTGTTTGCTTGTGAATCCGCAGTCAAAGATTTTCAGTCAATCTTAGAAACTCTAGGAGGACCTGGGGAGAAAGATCGAGCCATCTTTCTCATGAAGAGAATTAATGTGGTGCCTGACCAGCCCTCGGACCGTGCCTTAAGACTAGTGGCTAGTTCAAAAATCAATAGCCGCTCTCTAGCCATCTTTGGGACAGGAGACACTTTAAGAGCCATCACGATGACCGCAAACAGCGGTTTTGTTAGGGCAGCAGCTAACCAAGGAGTTAAGTTTAGCGTGCTTATTCATCAGCCAAGGGCACTGACTGAAAGCAAAGAGTCTGTTGCCACTCCTTTACCAAAGAACTGCACAGCTGATAGTGGGCTTTGA